In one Procambarus clarkii isolate CNS0578487 chromosome 29, FALCON_Pclarkii_2.0, whole genome shotgun sequence genomic region, the following are encoded:
- the LOC138369593 gene encoding glutamine-rich protein 2-like: MLYSGMQHPGMLYSGMQHPGMLYPGMQHPGMLYPGMQHPGMLYPGMLHRGMLYPGMQHPGMLYPGMQHRGMLYPGMQHPGMLYPGMQHPGMLYPGMQHPGMLYSGMQHPEMLYPGMQHPGMLYPGMQHPGMLYSGMQHPGMLYPGMQHRGMLYPGMQHPGMLYPGMQHPGMLYPGMQHPGMLYSGMQHPEMLYPGMQHPGMLYPGMQHPGMLYSGMQHPEMLYPGMQHPGMLYPGMQHPGMLYPGMQHPGMLYSGMQHPEMLYPGMQHPDMLYPGMQHPGMLYSGMQHPEMLYPGMQHLGMLYPGKQHPSMLYSGM; the protein is encoded by the coding sequence ATGCTGTATTCTGGGATGCAGCATCCTGGCATGCTGTATTCTGGGATGCAGCATCCTGGCATGCTGTATCCTGGGATGCAGCATCCTGGCATGCTGTATCCTGGGATGCAGCATCCTGGCATGCTGTATCCTGGGATGCTGCATCGTGGCATGCTGTATCCTGGGATGCAGCATCCTGGCATGCTGTATCCTGGGATGCAGCATCGTGGCATGCTGTATCCTGGGATGCAGCATCCTGGCATGCTGTATCCTGGGATGCAGCATCCTGGCATGCTGTATCCTGGCATGCAGCATCCTGGCATGCTGTATTCTGGGATGCAGCATCCTGAGATGCTGTATCCTGGGATGCAGCATCCTGGCATGCTGTATCCTGGGATGCAGCATCCTGGCATGCTGTATTCTGGGATGCAGCATCCTGGCATGCTGTATCCTGGGATGCAGCATCGTGGCATGCTGTATCCTGGGATGCAGCATCCTGGCATGCTGTATCCTGGGATGCAGCATCCTGGCATGCTGTATCCTGGCATGCAGCATCCTGGCATGCTGTATTCTGGGATGCAGCATCCTGAGATGCTGTATCCTGGGATGCAGCATCCTGGCATGCTGTATCCTGGGATGCAGCATCCTGGCATGCTGTATTCTGGGATGCAGCATCCTGAGATGCTGTATCCTGGCATGCAGCATCCTGGCATGCTGTATCCTGGGATGCAGCATCCTGGCATGCTGTATCCTGGCATGCAGCATCCTGGCATGCTGTATTCTGGGATGCAGCATCCTGAGATGCTGTATCCTGGGATGCAGCATCCTGACATGCTGTATCCTGGGATGCAGCATCCTGGCATGCTGTATTCTGGGATGCAGCATCCTGAGATGCTGTATCCTGGGATGCAGCATCTTGGCATGCTGTATCCTGGGAAGCAGCATCCTAGCATGCTATATTCTGGGATGTAG